One genomic window of Sphingobacterium oryzagri includes the following:
- a CDS encoding glycoside hydrolase family 43 protein translates to MIANFQETPIGVLIKLVLAITLTLVSTFAFSQPKAMLPGDYPDPTVIYADGIYYSIGTSSEWGPHFPIYQSTDLLHWKQSGFLFQKAPEWTQSSFWAAEYFYHKGLYYVYYSAKRKGDGVSCIGVATSKYPDRDFVDHGVVVDYGTESIDAFVVQDGNDLYMTWKAYGLDKRPIELLGSKMSDDGFRLEGKPFSLLMDTARVGIEGQSFVKKDGFYYMFYSAGACCGVNCDYHVQAVRAKTIKGPYERVGAPVLLGENADWKCMGHGTFVKGKGNQLYYLFHGYSKTGTTYTGREGLLATLRWQAPGEPVFTLISAPKEGNNDFAIDFRKMQDQQLFWQWDFRYASPQFTMNNNGLHLSGTYAADNFTGIALTWRPSSIVYQLEATIDLTKSSKAAEKGLVIYGDKDRAIGLTVIGNNLHFWRMTDGKKMMLQTVSVPQHTKHFSLKLSLSEGLRSQAYWKQDKEWKELVPANEAAASLEGLSPWDRSPRPGLLFKGDSSEKAVFTQASLSQ, encoded by the coding sequence ATGATAGCAAATTTTCAGGAAACGCCAATTGGCGTGCTTATTAAGCTGGTGCTAGCCATTACGTTGACGCTTGTTTCAACCTTCGCCTTCTCGCAACCGAAAGCTATGTTACCAGGTGATTACCCAGACCCGACGGTAATCTACGCAGACGGTATTTACTATAGTATTGGAACATCCAGCGAGTGGGGCCCGCATTTCCCAATTTATCAGTCTACCGACCTGTTACATTGGAAACAAAGCGGATTTTTATTCCAAAAAGCTCCAGAATGGACGCAATCGTCTTTTTGGGCTGCCGAGTACTTTTATCACAAAGGTCTATATTATGTGTATTATTCTGCAAAGCGCAAAGGAGATGGCGTATCCTGTATTGGTGTTGCAACCTCAAAATATCCCGATCGAGATTTTGTCGATCATGGTGTAGTTGTTGACTACGGCACCGAGTCGATCGACGCCTTCGTGGTGCAAGACGGTAACGATTTGTACATGACCTGGAAAGCCTACGGTTTGGACAAACGCCCGATTGAACTCTTGGGCAGTAAGATGTCTGACGATGGTTTTCGTTTGGAAGGCAAGCCTTTTTCATTGCTGATGGATACGGCGCGCGTTGGTATAGAAGGACAGAGTTTTGTAAAGAAAGACGGTTTTTACTATATGTTTTATTCCGCTGGCGCATGTTGCGGCGTAAACTGCGATTATCACGTACAAGCGGTGCGCGCAAAAACAATTAAAGGACCTTACGAACGCGTAGGCGCTCCGGTACTTTTAGGTGAAAATGCCGATTGGAAATGTATGGGGCACGGCACCTTTGTAAAAGGAAAAGGTAATCAGTTATACTACCTCTTTCATGGCTACAGCAAAACCGGAACAACTTATACCGGTCGGGAAGGTTTGTTGGCCACGCTTCGCTGGCAGGCGCCAGGCGAACCGGTATTTACATTGATATCAGCACCTAAGGAGGGAAACAACGATTTTGCTATTGATTTTAGAAAAATGCAGGATCAACAACTGTTTTGGCAATGGGATTTTCGCTATGCTTCGCCACAGTTTACGATGAACAATAATGGGCTGCACCTCTCGGGGACGTATGCTGCGGATAATTTTACTGGCATTGCTCTCACTTGGCGACCGAGTTCAATAGTTTACCAGTTGGAGGCGACCATAGACTTAACAAAAAGTTCGAAAGCTGCGGAAAAAGGATTGGTGATTTATGGCGATAAAGATCGTGCGATCGGTCTTACTGTGATTGGAAATAACCTTCATTTTTGGCGGATGACCGATGGAAAGAAAATGATGTTACAAACGGTTTCAGTACCCCAACATACTAAGCATTTTTCGCTGAAGCTTTCGCTGAGTGAGGGATTGCGGAGTCAAGCTTACTGGAAGCAAGACAAGGAATGGAAAGAGCTGGTGCCTGCGAACGAAGCTGCTGCTTCGCTTGAAGGGCTTTCGCCCTGGGATAGAAGCCCACGACCGGGTTTATTGTTTAAAGGCGACAGCAGCGAAAAAGCCGTTTTTACGCAGGCAAGCTTGAGTCAATAG
- a CDS encoding VOC family protein: METKLLGLRTVIYLVSDLEAATSWYSEAFTTVPYFKEPFYVGFEIAGYELGLQPSETSTDNKQESVVAFWGVQNISEEYQRFIDLGAKPYEEPEEVGGGIFVAKVTDPWGNLIGLIFNPHFELPG; encoded by the coding sequence ATGGAAACAAAACTACTTGGTTTGCGCACCGTAATATATTTGGTGAGCGATCTGGAGGCTGCTACATCTTGGTATAGCGAAGCCTTTACCACGGTGCCCTATTTCAAAGAACCGTTCTACGTGGGTTTTGAAATAGCGGGTTACGAATTAGGACTTCAACCTTCGGAAACTTCCACCGACAACAAGCAGGAAAGTGTGGTTGCTTTTTGGGGCGTACAAAACATAAGCGAAGAATATCAACGTTTTATTGATTTGGGCGCGAAGCCTTATGAAGAGCCAGAGGAAGTTGGCGGAGGCATTTTTGTGGCGAAGGTGACAGATCCTTGGGGCAACCTAATCGGATTAATTTTCAATCCACATTTTGAGCTGCCCGGATAA
- a CDS encoding RDD family protein, giving the protein MTKPSNYPPSSGIGDEELQADFSTPVYPSVAIRVKAMVIDAALLLLMMFLLASIFSSFEYVPDTVRLLSFIFVFFLYEPLTVSLFAGTLGHLIVGIRVKSKKNKARNLPFPLAVVRFIFKTLLGWISLLTVSSKSMAIHDQVAKSLVVFYRK; this is encoded by the coding sequence ATGACAAAACCAAGCAATTATCCACCTTCATCGGGAATTGGTGATGAAGAACTCCAAGCTGATTTTTCAACACCGGTTTATCCAAGTGTCGCTATCCGTGTAAAAGCGATGGTTATCGATGCTGCCCTACTGTTGTTAATGATGTTTTTATTAGCCAGCATTTTTTCGTCTTTTGAGTATGTTCCAGACACGGTGCGATTACTCTCCTTTATTTTTGTATTCTTTTTATACGAGCCGTTGACCGTGAGTCTTTTTGCGGGTACATTAGGGCACTTGATCGTCGGCATTCGGGTAAAAAGTAAAAAGAACAAAGCACGAAATCTCCCTTTTCCGCTAGCCGTTGTTCGTTTTATCTTTAAAACATTGCTCGGCTGGATTTCTTTACTCACTGTTTCGTCCAAGAGCATGGCTATCCACGATCAAGTAGCTAAATCGCTCGTTGTATTCTACAGAAAGTAG
- a CDS encoding TolC family protein → MSKNYSRIYITWFGIMLSLASCNIPKITEKAALTADLPVDYVGKTDSSNMARVQWKDYFTDQQLRNLIDSALSHNQELNIMLQEINMSGNEIRARKGEYLPFVGAKLGGGAEKRSEYTTLGATERRIDIIDGKENPDPMPDIGVSVFANWEIDIWNKLHNAAKEAQLEYLSTIEGKNFMLTNLVAEIANLYYELLALDQEKLLVEQNLKLQSDALELVKLQKIATRVTELAVKKFQAEVLKTQSLRYKIDQQIVETENKLNYLVGQYPQHILRDQNGLNPALLPTVHEGLPAQLLDNRPDVRKAELLMAAAKLDVKVAKARFYPALGISANLGYQAFNPAYLLKTPQSLIYSITGDLIAPLVNKRAIEAEYLNANAKQIQTVYSYEQTLLNAYVEVANQLAKLKNMSQVTDLGTKQVDTLTESVQISYDLFNSAHADYMEVLMTQRDAIEAKFELIESQKSQFNAAVNLYKSLGGGWH, encoded by the coding sequence ATGAGCAAAAATTATAGCAGAATATATATCACATGGTTTGGCATAATGCTGAGCTTAGCGAGTTGCAACATCCCTAAAATCACGGAAAAAGCAGCTCTTACAGCAGATCTACCTGTCGATTATGTCGGAAAAACAGATAGCAGCAACATGGCCCGTGTGCAATGGAAGGATTATTTTACCGATCAGCAACTGCGCAACCTGATTGATTCGGCATTGAGTCATAACCAGGAGCTGAATATCATGTTGCAAGAGATCAATATGTCTGGAAACGAGATTCGTGCACGAAAGGGAGAATATCTCCCTTTTGTTGGCGCGAAACTGGGTGGAGGAGCCGAAAAAAGAAGCGAGTATACCACTTTGGGTGCGACCGAACGAAGGATTGACATCATCGACGGCAAGGAAAATCCTGACCCAATGCCCGATATTGGCGTCAGTGTATTTGCCAATTGGGAAATTGATATTTGGAACAAATTGCATAATGCGGCTAAAGAAGCTCAGCTGGAATACTTATCGACGATAGAAGGCAAAAATTTTATGTTGACTAATCTTGTTGCCGAGATTGCCAATCTCTATTACGAACTGCTCGCACTTGATCAGGAAAAACTGCTGGTCGAGCAAAATTTAAAGCTGCAATCGGATGCGCTTGAATTGGTTAAACTACAAAAAATAGCGACACGAGTGACCGAGTTGGCAGTCAAAAAATTCCAGGCGGAGGTGCTCAAAACCCAAAGCCTACGCTACAAGATTGACCAACAGATCGTGGAAACCGAGAACAAGCTAAATTATCTTGTTGGTCAGTATCCGCAGCATATCTTGCGCGATCAAAACGGCTTGAATCCAGCTTTGCTGCCAACGGTGCACGAGGGTTTACCAGCACAGCTATTGGACAATCGACCCGACGTGAGAAAGGCGGAATTGCTTATGGCCGCAGCTAAGTTAGACGTGAAAGTGGCCAAAGCAAGATTTTATCCAGCACTAGGCATCTCGGCAAATTTAGGCTACCAGGCGTTTAATCCGGCTTACTTACTAAAGACACCGCAGTCCTTGATTTATTCCATTACTGGTGATCTTATCGCTCCGCTGGTCAACAAACGTGCTATTGAGGCCGAATACCTCAATGCTAACGCCAAACAAATACAAACGGTATACAGTTATGAGCAAACATTGCTGAACGCCTATGTAGAGGTGGCGAACCAACTGGCTAAATTAAAAAACATGAGTCAGGTGACGGATTTAGGGACCAAACAGGTCGATACATTGACCGAATCAGTGCAAATTTCTTACGATTTGTTCAATTCGGCTCATGCAGATTATATGGAAGTCTTAATGACCCAACGCGATGCCATCGAGGCCAAATTTGAATTGATCGAATCCCAAAAGTCCCAATTCAATGCAGCGGTTAATCTTTACAAATCTTTGGGTGGCGGCTGGCATTAA
- a CDS encoding efflux RND transporter permease subunit, whose protein sequence is MFEKFIKRPVLAIVLSIVIIFMGLLAISSLPISQFPDIAPPVVVVNIAYPGASANVLTESVLIPMEKSINGTPGMKYMTSDATSAGEATIMVYFDLGTDPSQAMVNVKTRIEQVTNRLPELVQREGLVVSYTSPNMLMYVNVFSKDPNADQKFLYNFANVNVIPEISRLKGVGSAKILGSRIYAMRIWLNPERMRAYNVSTDEVMEAMSQQSIIGTPGRIGQSTGKRSQSLEYVLTYKGRYNKIEQYENIIIRSNTEGENLKLKDIGTVELGSEFYDIYSNLDGLPSASITLKQNYGSNANDVIKEVKSKLEEIKAASFPPGMDYKITYDVSNFLNASIEKVVHTLVEAFILVALVVFLFLGDWRSTLIPTIAVPVSLIGAFMFMQVFGLTINLITLFALVLAIGVVVDDAIVVVEAVHAKMHEKHLPPYHAVIEVIREISGAVIAITLLMTAVFIPVAFMNGPVGVFFRQFSITMACSIVISGFVALTLTPVLCAMILKNNHGKAKKKSPIDKFLDAFNKRFDRLNLRYALFLKKIVNRRLLTFILLAAFSFGIFGIGRTLPSGFIPNEDQGMIYAIVQTPPGSTLERTNDVARQLQKITEHIDGVASVTALAGYEVLTEGRGSNAGTCLIELKDWSEREASVNEIIEELEVKAKEISGATIEFFGPPAVPGYGAAGGFSMRLLDKTNSDDYKELEKVNDEFMSALQKRKELTGLFTFFSANYPQYELEIDNEAAMQKGVNIENAMNNLSILIGSTYEQGFIRFGTFYKVYVQGSPESRALPEDVMKLYVKNNKDEMVPYSSFMKMTKTHGLNEITRYNMYPSSAIKGEPAAGYSTGEAIAAIQEVAAQTLPRGYDIGWEGLTKDETARGNEAIYIFLIVLGFVYLVLAAQYESFILPLSVILSLPAGIFGTFLLLKMMGLANDIYAQVGLVMLVGLLGKNAVLIVEFAMQKHAEGMTIYKAAIEGARVRFRPILMTSFAFIAGMIPMIFAHGPGAIGNRTIGAAAAGGMLLGTIFGVIIVPGLYFIFGSIAGNRKLIKHESDLPLLEEIENPVLEQIKN, encoded by the coding sequence ATGTTTGAAAAATTTATAAAAAGACCGGTACTGGCGATTGTCCTCTCGATCGTCATCATATTTATGGGGCTGCTGGCGATCAGTTCGCTCCCGATCTCTCAATTTCCGGATATTGCGCCGCCCGTGGTGGTGGTCAATATCGCTTACCCGGGCGCTAGTGCCAACGTACTGACCGAATCTGTACTTATTCCGATGGAAAAATCCATCAATGGTACGCCCGGAATGAAATACATGACCTCCGACGCTACAAGCGCTGGCGAGGCAACTATCATGGTTTATTTCGATCTCGGCACTGATCCGAGTCAAGCCATGGTGAATGTAAAAACACGCATTGAGCAAGTCACTAACCGGCTGCCCGAACTGGTACAACGCGAAGGTTTGGTAGTTAGTTACACTTCACCCAACATGCTGATGTATGTCAACGTGTTTAGTAAAGACCCGAATGCCGATCAAAAATTCCTGTACAATTTTGCAAACGTCAATGTTATTCCGGAGATCAGCCGATTAAAAGGCGTGGGGAGTGCAAAAATATTGGGAAGCCGCATTTATGCTATGCGGATTTGGTTAAACCCCGAACGTATGCGCGCCTACAACGTATCCACCGATGAAGTTATGGAAGCAATGAGCCAACAAAGCATCATCGGAACACCGGGACGTATTGGTCAAAGTACGGGCAAACGTTCACAATCGTTAGAGTATGTACTGACGTACAAAGGTCGTTACAACAAGATCGAGCAATACGAAAACATAATTATACGTTCCAATACCGAAGGTGAAAATCTGAAATTGAAAGATATTGGTACGGTAGAGTTGGGAAGTGAGTTTTACGACATATACTCTAACCTCGACGGCCTTCCGTCTGCTTCCATTACCTTAAAACAAAATTATGGCAGTAATGCCAACGATGTGATCAAGGAGGTCAAAAGTAAACTGGAAGAAATCAAAGCCGCTTCGTTCCCGCCAGGCATGGACTACAAAATTACCTACGATGTGTCTAATTTTTTAAATGCATCCATCGAAAAAGTGGTGCACACGCTTGTGGAAGCTTTTATACTCGTAGCCCTGGTAGTATTTCTCTTCTTGGGCGATTGGCGCTCTACGTTAATCCCGACCATAGCCGTTCCCGTATCGCTGATCGGCGCCTTTATGTTTATGCAGGTGTTTGGACTCACGATCAATCTCATTACACTATTTGCCTTAGTTTTAGCGATCGGTGTTGTGGTCGATGATGCGATCGTTGTGGTTGAGGCTGTGCATGCGAAGATGCATGAAAAACATCTTCCGCCCTATCACGCCGTCATCGAGGTAATCCGGGAGATCAGCGGTGCCGTTATTGCCATCACCTTACTGATGACCGCGGTATTTATACCCGTCGCCTTTATGAACGGTCCCGTTGGTGTATTTTTTCGTCAATTTTCGATTACCATGGCCTGTTCTATCGTCATTTCCGGTTTTGTTGCACTAACGCTTACGCCAGTGCTTTGCGCCATGATTTTGAAAAATAACCATGGAAAAGCCAAAAAGAAAAGTCCGATAGATAAATTTCTTGACGCATTCAATAAACGCTTTGATCGGTTAAACTTACGCTATGCTCTATTTCTAAAGAAAATCGTCAACAGAAGATTGCTGACTTTTATACTATTGGCAGCCTTTTCTTTCGGCATCTTTGGAATTGGCCGCACGTTACCAAGCGGTTTTATTCCCAATGAAGATCAAGGCATGATCTACGCCATTGTGCAAACGCCTCCCGGATCGACCTTAGAGCGCACGAACGATGTTGCACGCCAGTTGCAAAAAATAACAGAACACATCGACGGCGTAGCATCTGTAACAGCACTGGCCGGTTATGAAGTGCTTACAGAAGGTCGAGGTTCCAACGCTGGTACTTGTTTGATTGAACTGAAAGATTGGTCAGAACGCGAAGCTTCGGTGAACGAAATCATCGAAGAATTAGAGGTCAAAGCGAAAGAAATCTCCGGGGCGACGATCGAATTTTTCGGTCCGCCAGCTGTTCCGGGCTACGGTGCTGCTGGTGGTTTCTCGATGCGCTTGCTGGATAAGACCAATTCCGACGATTACAAAGAACTGGAGAAAGTAAACGATGAGTTTATGTCCGCTTTACAAAAACGCAAAGAGTTGACTGGACTTTTCACCTTCTTTAGTGCCAATTATCCGCAATACGAGTTGGAGATCGACAACGAGGCCGCCATGCAAAAAGGCGTCAATATCGAGAATGCGATGAATAATCTTTCCATACTGATCGGTAGTACGTATGAGCAGGGCTTTATCCGCTTCGGTACGTTTTACAAAGTATATGTACAAGGTTCGCCAGAGTCACGCGCACTTCCAGAAGATGTGATGAAGCTGTATGTAAAAAACAACAAAGATGAGATGGTGCCCTATTCGTCGTTTATGAAAATGACGAAGACACACGGCTTAAACGAAATCACGCGGTATAATATGTATCCTTCATCGGCAATTAAAGGGGAGCCGGCCGCAGGTTACAGCACGGGCGAGGCTATTGCGGCTATTCAGGAGGTTGCCGCACAAACGCTGCCGCGTGGTTACGATATTGGCTGGGAAGGTTTGACCAAAGATGAAACCGCACGCGGTAATGAAGCTATTTACATCTTTCTGATTGTTTTGGGCTTTGTTTACCTTGTTTTAGCAGCACAATATGAAAGCTTCATCTTGCCTTTATCGGTTATTCTTAGTTTGCCGGCCGGTATTTTCGGCACATTTTTACTATTGAAAATGATGGGTTTGGCCAACGACATCTATGCACAAGTCGGTCTGGTCATGCTAGTTGGTTTGCTCGGAAAAAATGCCGTGCTTATCGTCGAATTTGCGATGCAAAAACATGCCGAAGGCATGACAATTTATAAAGCGGCTATTGAGGGCGCGCGCGTACGCTTCCGCCCTATCCTGATGACCTCTTTCGCTTTTATTGCTGGTATGATTCCGATGATATTTGCCCACGGTCCTGGTGCTATCGGTAACCGTACCATTGGTGCGGCCGCCGCTGGAGGTATGCTGCTGGGCACAATTTTCGGCGTCATCATCGTACCTGGACTTTACTTTATCTTCGGCAGCATTGCCGGAAACCGTAAACTCATCAAGCATGAAAGTGATTTGCCGCTACTGGAAGAAATAGAAAACCCTGTATTGGAACAAATAAAGAACTAA